One part of the Janthinobacterium sp. 17J80-10 genome encodes these proteins:
- a CDS encoding DUF805 domain-containing protein, with product MNSPALNNPYLAPDAVLTGAPADDDTYEPAIFSLQGRIGRVRYLAYSFLLSLVLMLVAGIITAIVSVIARDPGVTIIVMAIAFYIPSFLLGFAMAKRRLNDLDRTGWLSLLMLVPLVNVVLVLYLIFGAGTPTANRFGPRPVKNSRAVVLSGILIPVFIALIGILAAIAIPAYQSYMLRAQAAQMQQQR from the coding sequence TTGAACAGTCCCGCCTTGAACAATCCCTATTTGGCACCCGACGCTGTATTGACCGGCGCACCTGCGGACGACGACACTTATGAGCCGGCAATATTTTCCCTGCAAGGCAGGATCGGCCGCGTGCGTTATCTGGCTTATTCCTTCCTGCTGTCGCTGGTACTGATGCTGGTGGCCGGGATCATCACTGCCATCGTCTCTGTCATTGCCCGCGACCCTGGCGTAACCATCATCGTCATGGCGATTGCTTTCTATATCCCGTCGTTCCTGCTTGGCTTTGCCATGGCGAAACGACGCCTGAACGATCTCGACCGCACCGGCTGGCTGTCGTTACTGATGCTAGTGCCGCTGGTGAATGTCGTCCTCGTCCTTTACCTGATCTTCGGTGCCGGCACGCCGACTGCCAATCGTTTTGGACCGCGTCCCGTGAAAAATTCGCGCGCCGTCGTCCTCAGCGGAATTTTGATTCCAGTCTTCATTGCACTCATCGGCATCCTCGCCGCGATCGCAATTCCAGCCTACCAGAGCTACATGTTGCGTGCCCAGGCAGCGCAGATGCAACAGCAACGCTAG
- a CDS encoding DUF58 domain-containing protein encodes MIPSRRLLYAVAAWTVLGFAASLWPGLAQLWQGSGLALLLAGGADAWLSRTPPSLRIERRLAGVWPVEIWSGVTLTLHNDGARALAIELMDDYPTAWDMEGLPHATWIAAGMFAAVTYRLRPDRRGIAGFGAAHVKVGSPLGLWQRQHRLGHESIVKVFPDFSKLLGHALSATDRRAPTAGAIRKRRRGEGTDFRQLREYRQGDSLRAIDWKASARLQKPISREYQEERDQQVVFVLDTGRRMLARDGAAAHFDHALNAVLTLGFVAQRQGDSVGLMSFGVEERWLSPAKGRTGLDRLMAGIYDLQAGEVAPDYLQAAGALLKRLGKRAFVVIITNLRDEDDHAMRAACELLSSRHLVLCASLRERSLDAAVEAPVRQFDDALRHCAAALYLEQRSEAIRRLGMRAGQLIDITPEKLGMALVDRYLDIKDSGML; translated from the coding sequence ATGATTCCCTCGCGCCGGCTGTTGTATGCGGTCGCGGCATGGACGGTGCTGGGCTTTGCGGCCAGCCTGTGGCCGGGCCTGGCGCAGCTCTGGCAGGGGAGCGGCTTGGCACTCCTGCTGGCAGGCGGCGCCGATGCCTGGCTGTCCAGGACGCCGCCGTCGCTGCGCATCGAGCGCCGGCTGGCGGGCGTATGGCCGGTCGAGATATGGAGCGGGGTGACGCTCACCCTGCACAATGACGGCGCGCGCGCGCTGGCGATCGAACTCATGGATGACTATCCGACCGCGTGGGACATGGAAGGCCTGCCCCATGCCACGTGGATCGCGGCGGGGATGTTTGCCGCAGTCACTTACCGGCTGCGTCCCGATCGCCGCGGCATTGCCGGATTCGGTGCCGCGCACGTCAAGGTCGGCTCGCCCCTGGGGCTGTGGCAACGCCAGCATCGCCTGGGGCACGAATCCATCGTCAAAGTGTTTCCGGATTTTTCCAAACTGCTCGGGCATGCGCTGAGCGCCACCGACCGCCGGGCGCCTACGGCGGGCGCGATTCGCAAGCGCCGCCGTGGCGAAGGCACGGATTTTCGCCAGTTGCGCGAATATCGCCAGGGCGACAGCCTGCGGGCGATCGACTGGAAGGCGAGCGCACGGCTGCAAAAACCCATCAGCCGCGAATACCAGGAAGAGCGCGACCAGCAGGTGGTGTTTGTGCTCGATACCGGCCGGCGCATGCTGGCCAGGGATGGCGCCGCAGCGCATTTCGATCACGCCCTGAACGCGGTGCTGACGCTGGGATTCGTGGCGCAAAGACAGGGCGATTCGGTCGGACTGATGAGTTTTGGTGTCGAGGAGCGCTGGCTAAGCCCGGCCAAGGGACGCACCGGCCTGGACCGCCTGATGGCCGGCATCTACGATCTGCAGGCAGGCGAAGTTGCGCCGGATTACCTGCAGGCCGCTGGCGCCTTGCTCAAGCGGCTGGGCAAACGCGCCTTCGTGGTCATCATTACCAACCTGCGCGATGAGGATGACCATGCCATGCGGGCCGCGTGCGAGCTGCTCTCTTCCCGGCACCTGGTGCTGTGCGCCAGTCTGCGCGAGCGCAGCCTTGATGCGGCAGTCGAGGCGCCGGTGCGGCAATTCGACGACGCGTTGCGGCATTGCGCCGCTGCGCTCTACCTGGAGCAGCGCAGCGAGGCGATTCGCCGGCTCGGCATGCGTGCCGGCCAGCTGATCGACATTACGCCGGAAAAGCTTGGCATGGCATTGGTCGACCGCTATCTGGACATCAAGGACAGCGGCATGCTGTAA
- a CDS encoding MoxR family ATPase — protein MSANPVPVIAATATPPLGLSAEHLQQAIELVQRMREQIAQAVVGQQSVIDQVLACCLAGGHVLIEGVPGLGKTLLVKALARTFSGSFSRIQFTPDLMPADVMGHSVFDMKNQTFSVRKGPVFTHLLLADEINRAPAKTQSSLLEVMQERQVTIEGESHALAAPFMVLATQNPLENEGTYPLPEAQLDRFLVKVRIDFPSETEEVMLLQMVTRNRIGDGLDVGQVGSLVKPGTIVTLQQVVAQVRVDDAVAGYAVRVVRATRDWPGLAVGAGPRGSIALVRIARAMALMAGRDYVTPADIKAAVLPVLRHRVALSPESELDGLRSDDLLGALIEQVATPRA, from the coding sequence ATGAGCGCTAATCCGGTTCCCGTCATCGCCGCCACCGCCACGCCGCCGCTCGGCCTGAGCGCCGAACATTTGCAGCAGGCAATCGAACTCGTGCAGCGCATGCGCGAGCAGATCGCCCAGGCCGTGGTCGGCCAGCAATCGGTCATCGACCAGGTGCTGGCCTGCTGCCTCGCAGGCGGCCACGTGCTGATCGAAGGCGTGCCGGGCTTGGGCAAGACACTCCTGGTCAAGGCGCTGGCGCGCACTTTTTCCGGCAGCTTTTCACGCATCCAGTTCACACCCGACCTGATGCCGGCCGATGTCATGGGCCACTCGGTGTTCGACATGAAAAACCAGACTTTCAGCGTGCGCAAGGGACCGGTTTTCACGCACCTGCTGCTGGCCGATGAAATCAACCGCGCGCCTGCCAAGACCCAGTCTTCATTGCTCGAAGTCATGCAGGAGCGGCAAGTGACGATCGAGGGCGAGTCGCACGCGCTGGCGGCGCCCTTCATGGTGCTGGCAACGCAAAACCCGCTGGAAAACGAAGGTACTTATCCGCTGCCGGAAGCGCAGCTCGACCGTTTCCTGGTGAAGGTGCGCATCGACTTCCCCAGCGAGACGGAAGAAGTCATGCTGCTGCAGATGGTGACACGCAACCGCATCGGCGACGGCCTCGATGTCGGCCAGGTGGGCAGCCTGGTCAAGCCAGGCACCATCGTCACCCTGCAGCAGGTTGTCGCGCAGGTCCGCGTCGACGACGCCGTCGCCGGTTATGCCGTGCGGGTGGTGCGCGCCACGCGCGACTGGCCCGGGCTGGCGGTTGGCGCCGGGCCGCGTGGCTCGATTGCGCTGGTGCGCATTGCGCGCGCCATGGCCCTGATGGCTGGACGCGATTACGTCACGCCCGCCGATATCAAGGCTGCCGTGCTGCCGGTGCTGCGGCACCGCGTTGCCCTGTCGCCCGAGAGCGAACTGGATGGGCTGCGCAGCGACGACCTGCTGGGCGCCCTGATCGAACAAGTCGCCACGCCGCGCGCATGA
- a CDS encoding DUF4350 domain-containing protein, which yields MSYSQRQWLMAALGVLLVALGTWWWFANYEKRWVARHHQSEAVRTNPMLAATRLLSGRGYAVTTAVTLREALQKNLPKGTLLIAENDGVVSAEQAERLLAWVRQGNTLIMRPKWGSDATDNEEGKDAEGSEDDAASDVRNGAQARRNKATAPIETDPIGAHFGVALKQGDCACKNRRIGADASADAPKPAAPSASPKASADKLSSFTLPGAAYSLQLDASYARMTSFKSGPPPLHGDAAGDTVRVYGEGRGYVVLLARNYFNNHQLIRYDHAEMLLGLAGLVQHPGQHFLIVRGLDMAKWYQALWTNFYPGLIGIACILLLLLWAALRRFGPPLPEPLLERRSLIEHIDASGRWLWSAAKGREILLGAARAAANKAWQRRMPELLRLHPDQQIERLAQAGDLDASDLVSALRHPAGKAPAIFTRQIHILRQLRQFHER from the coding sequence ATGAGCTACTCCCAACGCCAATGGCTGATGGCCGCACTCGGGGTACTGCTGGTTGCGCTTGGCACCTGGTGGTGGTTTGCGAACTATGAAAAGCGCTGGGTGGCGCGTCATCATCAATCCGAAGCGGTGCGCACCAACCCCATGCTGGCCGCCACGCGCCTGCTGTCCGGGCGCGGCTATGCCGTGACCACCGCAGTCACTTTGCGCGAAGCATTGCAAAAGAACTTGCCGAAGGGAACGTTGCTGATTGCGGAAAACGATGGCGTCGTCAGTGCCGAACAGGCTGAACGCTTGCTGGCCTGGGTCCGCCAAGGCAATACGCTGATCATGCGCCCGAAGTGGGGCAGCGATGCGACGGACAATGAAGAGGGCAAGGACGCTGAAGGCAGCGAGGACGATGCCGCGAGTGATGTCCGAAACGGCGCGCAGGCGCGCCGCAACAAGGCGACAGCGCCGATCGAGACGGATCCGATCGGGGCGCACTTTGGCGTGGCGCTGAAACAGGGCGATTGCGCATGCAAAAATCGCCGCATCGGCGCCGATGCTAGCGCCGATGCGCCAAAGCCGGCTGCCCCGTCTGCTTCGCCAAAGGCGTCAGCTGACAAGTTGAGCAGCTTCACGCTGCCGGGCGCCGCATATTCCCTGCAGCTGGACGCCTCTTACGCCCGCATGACGTCATTCAAGTCCGGCCCGCCGCCGCTGCACGGGGACGCCGCCGGCGACACCGTGCGCGTGTATGGCGAAGGGCGTGGCTATGTCGTGCTGCTGGCCAGGAATTATTTCAACAATCACCAACTCATCCGCTACGACCATGCGGAAATGCTGCTGGGACTGGCCGGGCTGGTGCAGCACCCAGGCCAGCACTTTCTCATCGTGCGCGGGCTGGATATGGCGAAATGGTACCAGGCGCTCTGGACGAATTTTTATCCCGGCCTGATCGGCATCGCCTGCATCCTGTTGCTGCTGCTATGGGCTGCGCTGCGCCGTTTCGGGCCGCCGCTGCCGGAGCCGCTGCTGGAGCGCCGTTCGCTCATCGAGCATATCGATGCCAGCGGCCGCTGGCTGTGGAGCGCTGCGAAAGGACGAGAAATCCTGCTCGGCGCGGCGCGTGCGGCTGCCAACAAGGCATGGCAACGGCGCATGCCGGAATTGCTGCGCCTGCACCCGGACCAGCAAATCGAACGCCTCGCCCAGGCCGGCGATCTTGACGCGTCCGACCTCGTCAGCGCGCTGCGGCATCCTGCCGGCAAGGCGCCAGCCATCTTCACCCGCCAGATCCATATCCTTCGACAATTGAGACAATTCCATGAGCGCTAA
- a CDS encoding stage II sporulation protein M, which yields MKQKQFEAEHGALWQDIQLILQGKAPESALQLPALYRRLCQCLALSGQRGYSPALTGYLQALVFDCHKHLYGAVAERPLTLRNWLLQEMPRQVRREWRLLTLALLAFWGVALALGWLVWVKPHWAYAFMSPQQLQDYQAMYQPGKMHIGRGGSESDVMMFGFYIWNNVSIGFRTFAAGIFGGIPALFSITFNGMHLGVVASWLSMDPATRETFSAFVITHASFEVTGLLLSGVAGMRLGLSLIAPGRMTRRHAIFAAARTMFPVIVGAAILTVLAAFVEAFWSANAGISAQVKYAVGAACWAVLIAFFALAGRAGR from the coding sequence ATGAAGCAAAAACAGTTCGAAGCTGAACATGGCGCCCTGTGGCAGGACATCCAGCTGATCCTGCAGGGCAAGGCGCCAGAGTCGGCATTGCAGCTGCCGGCGCTTTATCGCCGGCTGTGCCAATGCCTGGCGCTGTCCGGCCAGCGCGGCTACTCACCGGCGCTGACCGGTTATCTGCAGGCGCTGGTATTCGACTGTCACAAGCACTTGTATGGCGCGGTTGCCGAAAGGCCGCTCACCTTGCGCAACTGGCTCCTGCAGGAAATGCCGCGCCAGGTCCGTCGGGAATGGCGCCTGCTGACGCTGGCGCTGCTGGCGTTCTGGGGCGTTGCGCTGGCGCTGGGCTGGCTGGTCTGGGTGAAGCCGCACTGGGCCTATGCTTTCATGTCGCCGCAGCAGCTGCAGGATTATCAGGCCATGTACCAGCCTGGCAAAATGCATATCGGGCGCGGCGGCAGCGAAAGCGACGTCATGATGTTCGGCTTTTATATCTGGAACAATGTCTCGATCGGATTCCGCACTTTTGCCGCCGGCATCTTCGGCGGAATCCCCGCGCTTTTCAGCATCACGTTCAATGGCATGCATCTGGGCGTGGTGGCCAGCTGGCTCAGCATGGATCCCGCCACGCGCGAAACCTTCAGTGCCTTTGTGATCACCCACGCCAGCTTTGAAGTGACCGGCCTGCTGCTGTCGGGCGTTGCCGGCATGCGCCTGGGCCTGTCGTTGATCGCCCCCGGCCGGATGACGCGCAGGCATGCGATTTTCGCCGCCGCCAGGACCATGTTCCCCGTCATCGTCGGCGCTGCCATCCTTACCGTACTGGCGGCATTTGTCGAGGCATTCTGGTCGGCCAACGCCGGCATTTCGGCACAGGTCAAGTATGCGGTCGGCGCCGCCTGCTGGGCCGTGCTGATTGCTTTTTTTGCCCTGGCGGGCCGGGCGGGGCGTTGA
- a CDS encoding RDD family protein produces the protein MSSSSLVDGRLSLTTPEGVRLLLTPAGPATRAWAWLIDFLVWLAAVWLLALILLGSKLGQGVYLVLLFVTYWGYPIICEVYFGGSTLGKRILGIEVLRADGLPVGWRESGLRNLLLVADFLPAMYFAGLLSMLYDSRSRRLGDIVAGTQVVYREKRAERSNIDATVAPLAPPFPLTPEQQRTLLDLFERERRLSPDRLEELGTLAEPLTGHTGAASLQRLRGIVAGLTQ, from the coding sequence ATGTCTAGTTCCAGCCTTGTCGATGGCCGCCTGTCGTTGACCACGCCGGAAGGCGTGCGCCTATTGCTGACCCCGGCAGGGCCGGCAACCCGCGCCTGGGCCTGGCTGATCGATTTTCTGGTCTGGCTGGCGGCAGTGTGGCTGCTGGCGCTGATTCTGCTGGGATCAAAACTTGGCCAGGGCGTCTACCTGGTGCTCTTGTTCGTTACCTACTGGGGCTATCCGATTATTTGCGAAGTGTATTTCGGCGGCAGTACCCTGGGCAAACGTATCCTCGGGATCGAAGTCTTGCGCGCCGATGGCTTGCCGGTGGGCTGGCGCGAGTCAGGCTTGCGCAACTTGCTGCTGGTGGCGGATTTTCTGCCGGCCATGTACTTTGCCGGCTTGCTCTCGATGCTGTATGACAGCCGCAGCCGGCGCCTGGGCGATATCGTCGCGGGAACCCAGGTCGTGTACCGTGAAAAGCGCGCGGAACGCAGCAATATCGACGCCACTGTCGCGCCGCTCGCGCCGCCCTTTCCGCTCACCCCCGAGCAGCAGCGCACGCTGCTGGATTTGTTCGAGCGTGAAAGGCGCCTGTCGCCGGACCGGCTGGAAGAATTGGGTACGCTGGCCGAGCCGCTGACCGGGCACACCGGCGCAGCTTCGCTGCAGCGCTTGCGCGGCATCGTCGCGGGATTGACCCAATGA
- a CDS encoding GGDEF domain-containing protein, translated as MENLLKHLVEITGHRDHNLLDISVISALSDLAGARQARVLEIFRVREETFVRPRVWLKDGKAISTEEHAEGDQTGEPIGNFPALLTCIEQHRDNIEETTANNEYVMWIPVWLNEKVSTCLHIVNSAPYSPAMKDVMSGILNVYRNFQNLLDYSERDSLTGLLNRKTFDEKFSKMTAYIAPPDSTGQEGDERRSSDEVREHWMAMVDIDHFKRINDTFGHIYGDEVLILVANLLRASFRAQDRIFRFGGEEFMILLRSSTLEDARKIFERFRTSVEQYNFPQVGQVTVSLGFVRISAQTPVVLVGHADQALYYAKTHGRNQICHYEQLIAEGLLHSGVSNDSVEFF; from the coding sequence ATGGAAAACCTTTTAAAACATCTGGTGGAAATCACGGGACACCGTGACCATAACCTGCTGGATATTTCTGTCATTTCTGCGCTCAGCGATCTGGCCGGCGCTCGGCAGGCACGCGTGCTGGAAATCTTCCGCGTGCGCGAGGAAACCTTCGTGCGCCCGCGCGTTTGGCTCAAGGATGGCAAGGCAATTTCTACGGAGGAGCATGCCGAAGGTGACCAGACCGGAGAGCCGATCGGCAATTTCCCGGCCCTCCTCACCTGCATCGAACAGCATCGCGACAATATCGAAGAAACCACGGCCAACAATGAATATGTGATGTGGATACCGGTCTGGCTCAACGAGAAGGTCAGCACTTGCCTGCACATTGTCAATTCGGCGCCCTACTCGCCAGCCATGAAGGATGTCATGAGTGGCATCCTGAACGTGTATCGCAATTTCCAGAACCTGCTTGATTACAGCGAACGCGATTCGCTGACCGGTCTTTTGAACCGCAAGACCTTCGATGAAAAATTCTCGAAGATGACGGCCTATATCGCCCCGCCGGACAGTACCGGCCAGGAGGGCGACGAACGGCGCAGCAGCGACGAGGTGCGCGAGCACTGGATGGCCATGGTCGATATCGACCATTTCAAGCGCATCAACGATACCTTTGGCCACATCTATGGCGATGAAGTACTTATCCTGGTGGCCAACCTGCTGCGCGCGTCATTCCGCGCGCAAGACCGCATCTTCCGCTTCGGCGGCGAAGAATTCATGATCCTGCTGCGCTCGAGCACTCTGGAGGACGCCCGCAAGATCTTCGAACGCTTCCGCACCAGCGTCGAGCAATATAATTTCCCGCAAGTTGGCCAGGTCACGGTCAGCCTGGGCTTCGTGCGAATTTCCGCGCAAACGCCGGTAGTACTCGTCGGCCATGCCGACCAGGCGCTGTACTATGCCAAGACGCACGGCCGCAACCAGATTTGCCACTATGAACAATTGATTGCAGAAGGCTTGCTGCATTCCGGCGTTTCCAACGATAGCGTCGAATTCTTCTGA
- a CDS encoding response regulator: MLHIVDDEEVIRDALTWLARSRGIDSSAYDSGAAFITALDARKDLDAQGECLLLDVRMPDMSGAALFDTLVTRGLTQRLPVIFLTGHGDVPMAVDTLKRGAFDFFEKPFNDNKLMDRVEEALAASREAVAAAEVHTRLATLSLREREVLDLILAGKMNKVIADELGISMRTVEFHRAHVFDKMNVKTAVELARLLK; the protein is encoded by the coding sequence ATGCTGCACATCGTCGACGACGAAGAGGTGATTCGCGACGCGCTTACCTGGCTGGCGCGTTCGCGGGGGATCGACTCCAGCGCCTACGACAGCGGTGCGGCGTTCATTACGGCACTCGATGCCAGGAAAGACCTCGACGCGCAGGGAGAATGCCTGCTGCTCGACGTGCGCATGCCGGACATGAGCGGGGCCGCGCTGTTCGATACCCTGGTCACGCGCGGCTTGACGCAGCGGCTGCCGGTGATTTTTCTCACCGGCCACGGCGATGTGCCGATGGCGGTCGACACCCTGAAGCGCGGCGCCTTCGACTTCTTCGAAAAGCCCTTCAACGACAACAAGCTGATGGACCGCGTGGAAGAGGCGCTCGCTGCCTCGCGCGAAGCGGTCGCCGCCGCCGAAGTCCATACACGCCTGGCCACGCTGTCGCTGCGCGAGCGCGAAGTGCTCGACCTTATCCTCGCCGGCAAGATGAACAAGGTGATCGCCGACGAACTCGGCATCAGCATGCGCACCGTCGAATTTCATCGCGCGCACGTTTTCGACAAGATGAACGTGAAGACGGCGGTGGAACTGGCGCGCCTGCTGAAATAA
- a CDS encoding PAS domain-containing sensor histidine kinase, translating to MLNKQLDSLFTFGIPDRKRVWHWLVPMLLVLLFLSAMLWLPWQAQQMEATERQEKLIADTLWVEQAIRFQLERDEDSIGLIGNEISAGDLSGKRLQDRMTVLRRNNRELSRIIWLDPLGRTVTSTDTGQISISDLSASSRLTAERARATRTPQYSQPAPPPGQNGPMLMDYHVPLHRGQQYLGNLVVQYSVASILEEMVPWWFAQDNEILLADDNDNVIARRAAGGPGRGVYTHSRVLDLPYASVTLRTNSVKSEPTLLPNLLVGTVIALSVGLIWSLIALWRDINRRLAAEGALRRQVAFRTAMENSLMTGLRARDLEGRITYVNPAFCEMVGIPAEELVGKAPPMPYWAPEAMDEYQQRFTQVLAGTVTPQYETIFQRANGERFPVLIFESPLVDDSGKQTGWMGSILDISDREKVEELNRRQQEKLEASARLATMGEIASTLAHELNQPLAAISSYTTGALNMIENSSARGKLLDPEVLKPALEKASTQAQRAGHIIRSVHTFVKRREPSREPLSMQSLIESVMTLVELQARQFFVHLQVQIAPGLPSVLADRVMLEQVLLNLTRNAIEAMQEVAPERRILRIVATLDTDSPQRNVIISVVDQGHGISEEVAERLFSPFFSTKAEGMGMGLKICRTTVEFHGGTLVHVPNPAGGTIFRFTLPAMADATKESRAIEQK from the coding sequence ATGCTTAACAAACAACTCGACTCGCTGTTCACTTTCGGCATTCCCGACCGCAAGCGGGTATGGCATTGGCTGGTACCGATGCTGCTGGTGCTGCTATTCCTGTCGGCCATGCTGTGGCTGCCCTGGCAGGCGCAGCAGATGGAAGCAACCGAGCGCCAGGAAAAGCTGATCGCCGACACGCTGTGGGTCGAGCAGGCCATCCGCTTCCAGCTGGAGCGCGATGAAGACAGCATCGGCCTGATCGGCAATGAAATCAGTGCAGGCGACCTTTCCGGAAAACGCCTGCAGGACCGGATGACGGTCCTGCGCCGCAACAACCGCGAACTGAGCCGCATCATCTGGCTGGACCCGCTTGGGCGCACGGTCACCTCCACCGACACCGGGCAGATCTCGATCAGCGATTTGTCCGCCAGTTCGCGTCTTACGGCCGAACGCGCCCGCGCCACCAGGACGCCGCAATACAGCCAGCCTGCGCCGCCACCCGGCCAGAACGGGCCGATGCTGATGGATTATCATGTGCCGCTGCATCGCGGCCAGCAGTATCTGGGTAACCTTGTCGTCCAGTATTCCGTGGCCAGCATCCTGGAAGAGATGGTGCCCTGGTGGTTTGCGCAGGACAATGAAATCCTGTTGGCCGACGACAACGACAATGTGATCGCCAGGCGTGCGGCCGGCGGCCCGGGGCGCGGCGTCTACACGCACAGCCGCGTGCTCGACCTGCCCTATGCCAGCGTCACGCTGCGCACCAACAGTGTCAAGAGCGAGCCCACGCTCCTGCCCAACCTGCTGGTCGGAACGGTGATTGCATTGTCGGTCGGTTTGATCTGGAGCCTGATCGCATTATGGCGCGACATCAACCGGCGGCTTGCGGCGGAAGGCGCATTGCGCCGGCAGGTCGCCTTCCGCACGGCGATGGAAAATTCGCTGATGACGGGCTTGCGTGCGCGCGATCTCGAAGGGCGTATCACCTATGTCAATCCGGCATTCTGCGAGATGGTTGGTATCCCGGCGGAAGAACTGGTCGGCAAGGCGCCGCCCATGCCCTACTGGGCGCCGGAGGCGATGGATGAATACCAGCAGCGCTTCACGCAGGTACTGGCGGGAACCGTCACGCCGCAGTACGAGACGATTTTTCAGCGCGCCAATGGCGAGCGCTTTCCGGTGCTGATTTTCGAATCGCCGCTGGTGGACGACTCCGGCAAGCAAACCGGCTGGATGGGCTCCATCCTCGACATTTCCGACCGCGAGAAAGTCGAAGAGCTGAACCGGCGCCAGCAGGAAAAACTGGAGGCCAGCGCCCGTCTGGCCACCATGGGGGAAATCGCCTCCACGCTGGCGCACGAGCTGAACCAGCCGCTGGCAGCCATTTCCAGCTATACCACCGGGGCACTCAACATGATCGAGAACAGCTCGGCCAGGGGCAAGCTGCTCGACCCGGAAGTGCTCAAGCCGGCCCTGGAAAAAGCCAGCACCCAGGCGCAGCGTGCCGGCCACATCATCCGCAGCGTGCACACCTTCGTGAAGCGGCGCGAACCCAGCCGCGAGCCGCTCTCCATGCAGTCGCTGATTGAAAGCGTGATGACGCTGGTCGAATTGCAGGCGCGCCAGTTTTTCGTCCATCTGCAAGTGCAGATCGCCCCAGGGTTGCCGAGCGTGCTGGCCGACCGCGTGATGCTGGAGCAGGTCTTGCTCAATCTCACCCGCAATGCGATCGAAGCGATGCAAGAAGTCGCGCCGGAGCGCCGTATCCTGCGCATTGTCGCCACGCTGGATACCGATTCGCCGCAGCGCAATGTGATCATCTCCGTCGTCGACCAGGGGCACGGCATTTCCGAGGAAGTGGCGGAGCGGCTGTTCTCCCCCTTCTTTTCCACCAAGGCCGAAGGCATGGGCATGGGTTTGAAAATCTGCCGCACCACGGTGGAATTCCATGGCGGAACGCTGGTTCATGTGCCCAATCCGGCTGGCGGTACGATTTTCCGGTTTACCTTGCCGGCGATGGCCGATGCGACGAAGGAATCGCGTGCCATCGAGCAAAAATAA
- a CDS encoding TRAP transporter substrate-binding protein, giving the protein MKLVASLLAFAAALAGVGAHAQTPAPIVIKFSHVVAADTPKGKAAERFKQLAEKATGGRVRIDVYPNSQLYKDKEELEALQLGAVQMLAPSLAKFGPLGVREFEVFDLPYIFPNKEALYRVTEGPIGHRLLKKLEAKGITGLAFWHNGFKVMSANKPLHTPADFKGLKMRIQSSKVLDAQMRALGAIPQALVFSEVNQALRSGVVDGTETPPSNFYTQRTHELQRYLTLSNHGYLGYAVIVNKKFWDGLPAEIRAALQGAMTEATRFGNANAQKENEEALEAIRKSGKTAVHVLSEQEKAEWRKALLPVHKEMESRIGKELIVEVYREANAASSR; this is encoded by the coding sequence ATGAAACTCGTTGCATCGTTACTTGCGTTCGCCGCCGCGCTTGCCGGTGTCGGCGCCCATGCGCAAACGCCGGCGCCGATCGTCATCAAGTTCAGCCATGTCGTTGCCGCCGACACGCCCAAGGGCAAGGCGGCGGAGCGCTTCAAGCAACTGGCGGAAAAAGCCACGGGTGGCCGCGTGCGCATCGATGTGTATCCGAACAGCCAGCTGTACAAGGACAAGGAAGAGCTCGAAGCGCTGCAACTGGGTGCCGTGCAGATGCTGGCGCCATCGCTGGCCAAGTTCGGCCCCCTCGGCGTGCGCGAGTTCGAGGTGTTCGACCTGCCGTATATCTTCCCGAACAAGGAGGCGCTCTATCGCGTTACCGAAGGGCCGATCGGCCATCGCCTGCTGAAGAAGCTGGAAGCCAAGGGCATTACCGGCCTGGCGTTCTGGCACAACGGCTTCAAGGTCATGTCGGCCAACAAGCCGCTGCATACGCCGGCCGACTTCAAGGGCTTGAAGATGCGCATCCAGTCGTCGAAGGTGCTGGATGCGCAAATGCGCGCGCTGGGCGCGATCCCGCAAGCCCTGGTCTTCAGCGAGGTCAACCAGGCCCTGCGCAGCGGCGTAGTCGATGGCACCGAAACCCCGCCCTCCAATTTCTATACGCAGCGCACGCATGAATTGCAGCGCTACCTGACCCTATCCAACCATGGCTATCTCGGCTATGCGGTCATCGTAAACAAGAAGTTCTGGGACGGCCTGCCGGCGGAGATACGGGCTGCGCTGCAGGGCGCGATGACCGAGGCGACCAGATTCGGCAATGCCAATGCGCAGAAGGAGAATGAAGAAGCGCTGGAAGCGATCAGGAAATCCGGCAAGACCGCCGTCCATGTCCTGTCGGAGCAGGAAAAGGCGGAATGGCGCAAGGCCCTGCTTCCCGTGCACAAGGAAATGGAAAGTCGCATCGGCAAGGAGTTGATCGTCGAGGTATATCGGGAAGCGAACGCGGCTTCTTCCCGGTAA